Proteins encoded together in one Corynebacterium liangguodongii window:
- a CDS encoding ammonium transporter — protein sequence MVTEEVAATAGNSSWMLVSASLVLLMTPALALFYGGMSSRRSVLNMMMMSFTSLGIVTVVYVLWGWSMSYGGQSIGGVFANPFEFFGLRNSIVDAEGNYVEGVSGYANIIDIGFQLTFAVISTAIISGAIASRVKIGAWIAFSAAWASLVYFPLAHMVWGGGLLGHAEGSIAAAMFGTADGEAAVAPIDFAGGTVVHISAGTAALVLALVIGRRRGFPTSNSRPHNLPMVMLGAALLWFGWFGFNAGSAFAADGLAGLAWVNTTAAAAAAMMGWLLVEKLRDGFATSLGASSGVVAGLVAITPAAGALQPVSALVLGFIGGILACFGVGLKYTFNYDDSLDVVGVHLVAGLWGTIGLAFFAGERGMITGNFGEGMKLLAVQVVIAVVSMLFAGVMTLLIALAITSTMGWRISREEEFDGVDYAVHRETGYDLGGPGLRPGGVPAGNKSAAEMGLNEARSQHSTKDPAPAAGPASADRASYKA from the coding sequence GTGGTAACAGAAGAAGTGGCGGCCACGGCAGGTAACTCGAGCTGGATGCTCGTCTCTGCCTCGCTCGTCCTGCTCATGACACCTGCGCTCGCGCTGTTCTACGGCGGGATGTCCTCGCGCCGCAGCGTGCTCAACATGATGATGATGTCCTTTACCTCGCTCGGAATTGTCACCGTCGTCTACGTCCTGTGGGGATGGTCGATGTCCTACGGCGGCCAATCGATCGGTGGGGTCTTTGCCAACCCGTTCGAGTTTTTCGGGCTGAGAAACTCCATCGTCGACGCGGAGGGCAACTACGTCGAGGGCGTCTCTGGCTACGCCAACATCATCGACATCGGCTTCCAGCTCACCTTCGCGGTAATCTCCACCGCCATCATCTCCGGCGCGATCGCCAGCCGCGTGAAAATCGGCGCGTGGATCGCCTTCTCCGCCGCCTGGGCTAGCCTGGTCTACTTCCCGCTCGCCCACATGGTCTGGGGCGGAGGGCTGCTCGGCCACGCGGAGGGCTCCATCGCCGCGGCCATGTTCGGCACCGCCGACGGCGAGGCCGCGGTCGCCCCGATCGACTTCGCGGGCGGCACCGTTGTCCACATCTCCGCCGGCACCGCGGCGCTCGTCCTCGCGCTCGTCATCGGGCGCCGCCGAGGCTTCCCGACGTCCAACTCGCGCCCCCACAACCTGCCAATGGTCATGCTCGGCGCAGCGCTGCTGTGGTTCGGCTGGTTCGGCTTCAACGCCGGCTCGGCCTTCGCCGCCGACGGCCTGGCCGGCCTGGCGTGGGTCAACACCACGGCTGCCGCGGCCGCCGCAATGATGGGGTGGCTGCTCGTGGAGAAGCTCCGGGACGGGTTCGCCACATCGCTCGGCGCCTCCTCAGGCGTCGTCGCGGGCCTCGTCGCCATTACCCCGGCCGCCGGGGCGCTCCAGCCCGTCTCCGCGCTGGTTCTCGGTTTCATCGGCGGCATCCTCGCCTGCTTCGGCGTCGGGCTGAAGTACACCTTTAACTACGACGACTCACTCGACGTCGTCGGCGTCCACCTCGTCGCCGGGCTCTGGGGCACCATCGGGCTGGCTTTCTTCGCGGGGGAGAGAGGGATGATCACTGGCAACTTTGGTGAGGGTATGAAGCTGCTCGCCGTCCAGGTCGTCATCGCGGTGGTCTCCATGCTCTTCGCCGGCGTGATGACCCTGCTCATCGCCCTTGCCATCACATCCACGATGGGCTGGAGGATCAGCCGCGAGGAGGAGTTCGACGGCGTCGACTACGCTGTCCACCGCGAGACCGGATACGATCTCGGCGGCCCGGGCCTGCGCCCCGGCGGGGTGCCGGCCGGCAACAAGTCCGCCGCGGAGATGGGGCTCAACGAGGCCCGCTCGCAGCACTCCACCAAAGATCCCGCGCCCGCCGCTGGCCCCGCCAGCGCAGATCGCGCCTCCTACAAGGCATAA
- the ftsY gene encoding signal recognition particle-docking protein FtsY, which yields MGAMNTTLIWILLAVIVLALLIAGIVVLVGNNRKKSKTVSFEKPAEAKQLTQQEKSGNYQAKGGFSFAPAEAEPVEAGPAAGAAAGIAGAAAGGSTALSALGDQLEQPHALAQPDDDQPDIELSREGQEAAAQTGGEDDGATAPAGLAPEGEPAEPVDVVEPANADEREEAEEAANIAAVTAEVAGQAREEGAVASPEAVVDTPAPGEEIDEIAPAAGRIGKLRGRLTRSQNAIGQGLLGILTAGDLDEDAWEEIEDTLIMADLGTQLTMKVTESLRVKIAERGVSSEAEARAMLRETLIEAAHPEMDRSIKAMPNEGKPAVILVVGVNGTGKTTTTGKLARVLVSLGHTVVLGAADTFRAAAADQLETWGRRVGAATVRGKEGADPASVAFDAVATGVDRGADVVVVDTAGRLHTKTGLMDQLGKVKRVVEKKSRVDEVLLVLDATVGQNGITQARVFRDVVDITGVVLTKLDGTAKGGIVFQVQGELGVPVKLVGLGEGADDLAPFEVESFVDALLG from the coding sequence ATGGGTGCTATGAACACCACGCTGATTTGGATCCTCCTCGCCGTCATCGTCCTTGCCCTGCTCATCGCGGGCATCGTCGTGCTGGTGGGAAACAACCGCAAGAAGTCGAAGACGGTCTCTTTCGAAAAACCCGCAGAGGCTAAGCAGCTCACACAGCAGGAAAAGTCAGGGAATTACCAGGCCAAGGGGGGATTTTCCTTTGCGCCGGCGGAGGCGGAGCCGGTGGAGGCGGGCCCCGCGGCGGGTGCTGCGGCGGGTATTGCGGGTGCTGCAGCAGGGGGTTCGACCGCGTTGAGCGCGTTAGGCGATCAGCTCGAGCAGCCCCACGCGCTTGCGCAACCCGACGACGACCAGCCCGACATTGAGCTCTCCCGCGAGGGGCAAGAGGCCGCCGCGCAGACCGGTGGGGAAGACGACGGCGCCACCGCGCCAGCCGGCCTCGCGCCCGAGGGGGAGCCTGCCGAGCCCGTCGATGTTGTTGAGCCCGCCAATGCTGATGAGCGCGAGGAGGCCGAGGAGGCCGCGAACATCGCGGCCGTGACCGCAGAGGTCGCCGGGCAGGCGCGCGAGGAGGGTGCGGTTGCGTCCCCGGAGGCGGTCGTCGATACGCCAGCACCGGGGGAGGAGATCGATGAGATCGCACCGGCCGCCGGGCGCATCGGCAAGCTGCGCGGGCGGCTCACCCGCTCGCAGAACGCGATCGGGCAAGGCCTGCTGGGCATCCTCACCGCGGGCGACTTGGACGAAGACGCCTGGGAGGAGATCGAAGACACCCTCATCATGGCGGATTTGGGCACCCAGCTGACGATGAAGGTCACCGAGTCTCTGCGGGTGAAGATCGCCGAGCGCGGCGTGTCCAGCGAGGCCGAGGCGCGCGCGATGCTGCGCGAGACGCTCATCGAGGCCGCCCACCCGGAGATGGACCGCTCGATCAAGGCCATGCCGAACGAGGGCAAGCCGGCGGTGATCTTGGTCGTCGGCGTCAACGGCACCGGCAAGACCACGACCACGGGCAAGCTGGCGCGCGTGCTGGTCTCGCTGGGGCATACGGTGGTGCTCGGCGCGGCCGATACGTTCCGCGCCGCCGCCGCGGACCAGCTGGAGACGTGGGGGCGCCGCGTCGGTGCGGCGACGGTGCGCGGCAAGGAGGGCGCCGACCCTGCCTCCGTCGCCTTCGACGCGGTGGCCACGGGCGTGGATCGGGGCGCCGATGTCGTCGTGGTGGATACCGCGGGCCGGCTGCACACAAAGACCGGCCTGATGGACCAGCTGGGGAAGGTGAAAAGGGTCGTCGAGAAGAAATCGCGCGTTGACGAAGTGCTCCTCGTCCTCGACGCCACCGTGGGCCAAAACGGCATCACGCAGGCGCGCGTGTTCCGCGATGTCGTCGACATCACCGGCGTGGTGTTGACCAAGCTCGATGGCACGGCCAAGGGCGGCATCGTCTTCCAAGTGCAAGGGGAGCTCGGGGTGCCGGTCAAGCTCGTCGGGCTCGGAGAGGGCGCAGATGACCTCGCGCCGTTCGAGGTCGAGAGCTTTGTCGACGCCCTGCTGGGCTAG
- a CDS encoding META domain-containing protein, producing the protein MFGNIQLSSLLPASSTALGACTTLVLGACTSLGAAPTAPAEPSGPELPDNATVATGEVLTEVMNTEWIPQPPYTDGADGKPVTVSFVPQGGVEGFRVEGGPCNGYGTAIHPNVDNGTYTTTPLPVTRMACDSMEYEGQITEALRDGSTFYTVGDDTLYIAGDHGALKLNRA; encoded by the coding sequence ATGTTCGGAAACATTCAACTCTCCAGTCTCCTGCCCGCTTCCTCCACCGCTCTCGGTGCCTGTACCACCCTGGTGCTCGGCGCCTGCACCTCCCTCGGCGCCGCGCCTACCGCCCCCGCCGAACCCTCCGGCCCCGAGCTGCCCGACAACGCAACCGTGGCCACCGGCGAGGTGCTCACCGAGGTCATGAACACCGAGTGGATCCCCCAGCCGCCCTACACGGACGGCGCTGATGGCAAGCCGGTGACCGTGTCCTTCGTCCCGCAGGGCGGCGTCGAGGGCTTCCGCGTCGAGGGTGGCCCGTGCAACGGCTACGGCACGGCGATCCACCCGAACGTCGACAACGGCACCTACACCACCACCCCGCTGCCCGTGACCAGGATGGCGTGCGACTCCATGGAGTACGAAGGCCAGATCACCGAGGCGCTGCGCGATGGCTCGACGTTCTACACCGTCGGCGATGACACCCTCTACATCGCCGGGGATCACGGGGCGCTCAAGCTCAACCGCGCCTAA
- the smc gene encoding chromosome segregation protein SMC, which translates to MHLKSLTLKGFKSFASATTMKFEPGICAVVGPNGSGKSNVVDALAWVMGEQGAKNLRGGKMEDVIFAGAGERKPLGRAEVTLTFDNSDHRLPIEYTEVAITRRMFRDGASEYEINGSKARLMDIQELLSDSGIGREMHIIVGQGKLAEILESRPEERRAFIEEAAGVLKHRRRKEKAQRKLTGMQANLDRLQDLTDELGKQLKPLARQAEAAKRAASVQATLRSAKLTLAADQILTLRAALGSAASAASRAAERLEESKAALEDAEALQGEVEAAQREAEPAAEEAQQLWFSLSTLAERISATLRIATERASHTAVNTVYQGPDPDDLLARASVADERYAEALEAAEEAAERLEEIREAIAERQAEYDEADREHQAQLRAIADRREGVVRLLALEESQRSAIEAARGEIERIGEAVEEARMRLRAAAAEVEDLQRQRDELAPAREPIAARQARAAAESDAADERLEQLREDQRERERAVFTLEARLATLVEQAPRAAAADVLGEGFEPLASSIGAEAGVATALSAALGPFAEALVGSGDVVGALTGAQRAIVIAREGGDSWRMDTDAPVDWLLDHVRIDAAVAGPVTRLLADVALTDTVDDARAVIRADPRLRAVTRAGVLVGQGWVAAGAGTASPVEVGAAIEKASSELEEARAALGELSGTLEGAKVAAEEARVAAAGAKAALREHDADATAVQRELARAATSRDALAQQVESAAQRAAEAEARLSGKQAELAETKDRLSRVDDAGAEQQPSTAARDRAAQALNQAKSLELEAAMAARATQQEAQAAAGKGDLLRRQAEQERAAKVRFEVGVAKQKAHAELAAAVADNAREVAARVADAQARAAARRDELQAHLTALRARAQQARSHVSAARAELTRLGDSAHSADIAREQAQVRLDEAEAKATETLGIAVADLVSTHAPAADFDRAAEKARLAQAEKDLRALGKVNPLALEEYKALEERYSFLSTQLADVLQARKDLIGVIEDVDGQILQLFTDAWEDVERQFPAVFHTLFPGGEARLILTEPGEMLTTGIEIEARPPGKKVKRLSLLSGGEKSLTALAFLVAIFRARPSPFYVLDEVEAALDDVNLRRLIALLEELREDSQLIVITHQKPTMDVANVLYGVTMRGDGVTRVLSQRMRPAPVGEGTRAP; encoded by the coding sequence ATGCACCTCAAATCGCTCACGCTCAAGGGCTTTAAGTCCTTCGCGTCGGCGACGACGATGAAGTTCGAGCCGGGGATCTGCGCCGTGGTCGGCCCCAACGGTTCGGGCAAGTCGAACGTCGTCGACGCCCTGGCGTGGGTGATGGGGGAGCAGGGCGCGAAGAACCTACGCGGCGGGAAGATGGAAGATGTCATCTTCGCCGGTGCCGGGGAGCGCAAGCCGCTGGGCCGCGCCGAGGTGACGCTCACCTTCGACAACTCCGATCATCGCTTGCCCATCGAGTACACGGAGGTGGCGATTACGCGGAGGATGTTCCGCGACGGGGCGTCCGAGTATGAGATCAACGGCTCCAAGGCCCGCTTGATGGACATCCAGGAGCTGCTGTCGGATTCCGGTATCGGCCGGGAGATGCACATCATCGTCGGCCAGGGCAAGCTCGCCGAGATCCTGGAGTCCCGCCCGGAGGAGCGCCGGGCGTTCATAGAGGAGGCGGCGGGTGTGCTGAAGCATAGGCGTCGCAAAGAAAAGGCCCAGCGCAAGCTCACGGGCATGCAGGCCAACCTCGACCGCCTCCAGGACCTCACCGACGAGCTGGGCAAGCAGCTCAAACCGCTGGCCAGGCAGGCAGAGGCAGCCAAGCGCGCGGCGAGCGTGCAGGCCACGCTGCGCAGCGCCAAGCTCACCCTCGCGGCCGATCAGATCCTCACCCTGCGCGCCGCGCTAGGCAGCGCCGCATCGGCAGCTAGCCGCGCCGCGGAGAGACTTGAGGAATCCAAGGCCGCGCTCGAGGACGCCGAGGCGCTCCAGGGTGAGGTCGAGGCGGCCCAGCGGGAGGCCGAACCGGCCGCCGAGGAGGCACAGCAGCTGTGGTTTTCCCTCTCCACGCTGGCGGAACGGATCTCTGCGACGCTGCGCATTGCCACGGAGCGCGCCTCCCACACCGCCGTGAACACCGTCTACCAAGGTCCAGACCCCGATGACCTGCTGGCGCGCGCCAGCGTGGCCGATGAGCGCTACGCCGAGGCACTCGAGGCCGCGGAGGAGGCCGCCGAGCGTCTCGAGGAGATCCGCGAGGCAATCGCCGAGCGCCAGGCGGAGTACGACGAAGCGGACAGGGAGCACCAGGCGCAACTGCGCGCGATCGCGGATAGGCGCGAGGGCGTGGTGCGTCTGCTCGCCCTCGAGGAGAGCCAGCGCTCGGCAATCGAGGCTGCTCGCGGGGAGATCGAGCGCATCGGCGAGGCCGTCGAGGAGGCGCGCATGCGGTTGCGGGCGGCGGCAGCGGAGGTCGAGGACCTGCAGCGGCAGCGCGATGAGTTGGCGCCGGCGCGCGAGCCGATCGCGGCGAGACAGGCGCGCGCGGCCGCGGAGTCGGATGCGGCCGATGAGAGGCTCGAGCAGCTCCGGGAGGACCAGCGCGAGCGCGAGCGCGCCGTGTTTACCCTCGAGGCCCGCTTAGCCACGCTCGTTGAGCAGGCGCCGCGGGCGGCGGCAGCGGATGTGCTCGGCGAGGGCTTCGAGCCCCTGGCCAGCTCGATCGGTGCGGAGGCTGGCGTGGCCACGGCGCTCTCGGCGGCGCTTGGCCCCTTCGCCGAGGCGCTGGTGGGCAGCGGCGATGTCGTCGGGGCGCTGACCGGGGCGCAGCGTGCGATCGTCATCGCGCGCGAGGGCGGCGATAGCTGGCGCATGGATACCGACGCGCCCGTGGACTGGTTGCTCGATCACGTGCGTATCGACGCCGCCGTGGCAGGCCCGGTCACGCGCCTGCTTGCCGACGTCGCACTCACCGACACCGTCGACGACGCCCGCGCCGTCATCCGCGCCGACCCGAGGCTGCGGGCGGTCACCCGCGCCGGCGTCCTCGTCGGCCAGGGGTGGGTCGCCGCCGGCGCCGGCACAGCCTCGCCGGTGGAGGTGGGCGCGGCGATTGAGAAGGCGTCGTCCGAGCTCGAGGAGGCGCGCGCGGCGCTCGGCGAGCTCTCCGGCACTCTCGAGGGGGCGAAGGTTGCCGCGGAGGAAGCCAGGGTCGCGGCGGCGGGGGCGAAAGCGGCGTTGCGCGAGCACGACGCCGACGCCACGGCGGTGCAGCGCGAGCTGGCCCGGGCGGCGACTTCCCGCGACGCGCTTGCGCAGCAGGTCGAGAGCGCGGCTCAGCGCGCCGCGGAGGCCGAAGCCAGGCTAAGCGGTAAGCAGGCGGAGCTTGCGGAGACGAAGGATCGGCTCTCGCGGGTCGACGATGCAGGCGCCGAGCAGCAGCCCTCGACCGCCGCGCGCGATCGCGCCGCCCAGGCACTGAACCAGGCGAAGTCTCTGGAGCTCGAGGCCGCGATGGCAGCGCGCGCGACCCAGCAGGAGGCGCAGGCGGCCGCGGGCAAGGGCGATCTCCTGCGGCGCCAGGCGGAGCAGGAGCGGGCTGCCAAGGTGAGGTTCGAGGTGGGCGTCGCCAAGCAAAAGGCGCACGCCGAGCTCGCGGCTGCCGTGGCCGATAACGCTCGGGAGGTTGCCGCCCGCGTCGCCGACGCGCAGGCGCGGGCCGCCGCCCGCCGCGACGAGCTCCAGGCGCATCTCACCGCTCTGCGCGCCCGGGCTCAGCAGGCGCGCTCGCACGTCAGCGCGGCGCGAGCCGAGCTCACCCGGCTTGGGGATAGCGCCCACAGCGCCGACATCGCCCGCGAACAGGCCCAGGTGCGGCTCGACGAGGCGGAGGCGAAGGCGACCGAGACCCTCGGCATCGCCGTCGCCGATCTCGTATCCACCCACGCGCCAGCGGCGGACTTCGACCGCGCTGCGGAAAAGGCCCGGCTCGCCCAGGCCGAGAAGGACCTCCGCGCGCTGGGTAAGGTCAACCCGCTGGCGCTGGAGGAATATAAGGCGTTAGAGGAGCGCTATTCGTTTTTAAGCACGCAGCTTGCCGACGTCCTCCAGGCGCGCAAGGACCTCATCGGCGTCATCGAGGACGTCGACGGGCAGATCCTACAGCTTTTCACCGACGCCTGGGAGGACGTGGAAAGGCAGTTTCCCGCGGTGTTTCACACGCTCTTTCCCGGCGGGGAGGCCAGGCTCATTCTCACCGAGCCGGGCGAGATGCTCACCACCGGCATCGAGATCGAGGCGCGCCCGCCGGGCAAGAAGGTCAAGCGTCTCTCGCTGCTTTCCGGCGGGGAGAAGTCGCTGACCGCACTCGCGTTCCTCGTGGCCATTTTCCGTGCGCGCCCGAGCCCGTTCTACGTCCTCGACGAGGTCGAGGCGGCGCTCGATGATGTCAACCTGCGCCGCCTCATCGCCCTGCTCGAGGAGCTGCGCGAGGACTCGCAGCTCATCGTGATCACGCACCAAAAGCCCACGATGGATGTGGCGAACGTGCTCTACGGGGTCACCATGCGTGGCGACGGCGTCACCCGGGTGCTCTCCCAGCGCATGAGGCCGGCGCCGGTGGGGGAGGGCACGCGGGCTCCTTAG
- a CDS encoding acylphosphatase, protein MNKVRLTAFVHGHVQGVGFRWWTRSRALELGLSGYAKNLDDGRVEVVAEGQREGVDKLLELLREQPSSAGRPGRVDAVVERYSEPKGARGFEER, encoded by the coding sequence GTGAATAAGGTTCGGCTCACAGCGTTCGTCCACGGTCACGTCCAGGGCGTGGGTTTCCGCTGGTGGACGAGATCGCGCGCGCTCGAGCTGGGGCTTTCGGGCTACGCGAAGAATCTTGACGACGGCCGCGTCGAGGTCGTCGCCGAGGGGCAGCGCGAAGGCGTCGATAAGCTGCTGGAGCTGTTGCGCGAGCAGCCTTCGAGCGCGGGGCGGCCGGGCCGCGTGGACGCCGTCGTCGAGCGGTACTCGGAGCCGAAGGGTGCGCGGGGGTTCGAGGAGCGGTAG
- a CDS encoding alanine/glycine:cation symporter family protein: MERVLEVLDGRINGSIWAAVPVFLIFAGLYFGLRTFFVQIRHVPDMFRAVAETPKGKDRDGRDLDSEYGGISAFKAFTISAASRVGTGNIAGVALAISIGGPGAVFWMWMLALLGGATAFVESTLAQLWKTKDDEGNYHGGPAYYMTRGLGWKPAAVVFSLGLTFTYGFVYNAIQTNSIAEALGGSLSNDSVAVKSTVAIVVAGLTALIIFGGVTRIATATQVIVPFMAGAYLILGLIVVAVNLKEIPGMISLIVGSALGFREVAGATVWLAFTQGMRRGLFSNEAGMGSAPNAAATATVSHPVKQGLVQTLGVYFDTLLVCSITAFIVLLGPAVTYGKDDIQGATLTQTALADSVGAWGAHAVTFILFFLAFSSVIGNYYLAQANLEYLTTSKTAMLVFRLAVIGFVIFGAFGSVPLVWALGDTMAGALAILNIIAIVPLGGVAIKLLKNFNEQRRQGVDPVFHRNMLPELKNVEFWDGSDPVTRRSIEDRITLAERRE, translated from the coding sequence ATGGAAAGAGTTCTCGAGGTCCTCGACGGCAGGATCAACGGCTCCATCTGGGCTGCCGTGCCCGTCTTTCTCATCTTTGCTGGGCTCTACTTCGGCCTGCGCACGTTCTTCGTCCAAATTCGTCACGTGCCGGACATGTTCAGGGCCGTGGCGGAGACCCCGAAGGGGAAGGACCGCGACGGCCGGGACCTTGATTCGGAGTACGGGGGAATCTCGGCGTTCAAGGCGTTTACCATCTCGGCGGCCTCCCGCGTGGGCACCGGCAACATCGCGGGCGTGGCGTTGGCGATCTCGATCGGCGGGCCCGGTGCCGTGTTCTGGATGTGGATGCTCGCGCTCCTCGGCGGTGCCACCGCCTTCGTGGAGTCCACGCTCGCTCAGCTGTGGAAGACCAAGGACGACGAGGGAAACTACCACGGCGGCCCCGCCTACTACATGACACGCGGGCTCGGCTGGAAGCCCGCCGCCGTAGTCTTCTCGCTCGGCCTCACCTTTACCTACGGGTTTGTCTACAATGCAATCCAGACCAACTCGATCGCCGAGGCGCTCGGCGGCTCGCTCAGCAACGACTCGGTTGCCGTGAAAAGCACCGTCGCCATCGTCGTCGCGGGGCTCACGGCCTTGATCATCTTCGGCGGGGTGACCCGCATCGCCACTGCCACCCAGGTCATCGTGCCGTTCATGGCGGGTGCCTACCTCATTCTGGGGCTGATCGTGGTTGCGGTCAACCTGAAGGAAATCCCGGGGATGATCTCGCTCATCGTCGGTAGCGCGCTTGGTTTCCGCGAGGTCGCCGGGGCGACGGTGTGGCTCGCGTTCACCCAGGGAATGCGCCGCGGCCTGTTTTCCAACGAGGCGGGCATGGGCTCTGCTCCGAACGCGGCGGCCACCGCGACGGTGTCCCACCCGGTCAAGCAGGGGCTCGTGCAGACCTTGGGCGTCTACTTCGACACCCTTCTCGTCTGCTCGATCACGGCGTTTATCGTGCTGCTCGGCCCCGCCGTGACCTATGGCAAGGACGATATTCAGGGCGCGACCCTGACGCAGACCGCCCTGGCGGATTCGGTCGGCGCGTGGGGCGCCCACGCCGTGACCTTTATCCTGTTCTTCCTCGCATTTTCCTCCGTGATTGGCAATTACTACCTCGCGCAAGCCAACCTGGAGTACCTCACGACATCCAAGACGGCCATGCTCGTATTCCGCCTCGCCGTGATCGGCTTCGTCATCTTCGGGGCCTTCGGCTCGGTTCCGCTGGTGTGGGCGCTGGGCGACACCATGGCCGGCGCCCTCGCCATCCTCAACATCATCGCGATCGTCCCGCTCGGTGGTGTGGCCATCAAGCTGCTGAAAAACTTCAATGAGCAGCGCCGCCAGGGCGTCGACCCGGTCTTCCACCGCAACATGCTGCCCGAGCTGAAAAACGTCGAGTTCTGGGACGGCTCCGACCCCGTGACCCGCCGTAGCATTGAGGACCGCATCACCTTGGCGGAGCGTCGTGAATAA
- the mutM gene encoding bifunctional DNA-formamidopyrimidine glycosylase/DNA-(apurinic or apyrimidinic site) lyase, translating to MPELPEVEVVRRGLEAHLRGRTFDAVEVYHPRAVRDCAVDLARVLPGQTVTATGRRGKFMWLVLDGGSALLIHLRMSGQMLVGKPGGVVSPHLRIRARLGDVELCFVDQRTFGSWQYVALGEDGVPTTMGHIAPDPFEASFDDVSRARLIRTKRSAIKSVLLDQGVISGIGSIYADEALWAAQIKPTRRARSLRQRDALRLIEQSRAVMASALEQGGTSFDSLYVNVNGASGYFSRSLNAYGRAGRPCRRCGEALVRVVVGGRSSSYCPGCQTL from the coding sequence GTGCCTGAGCTCCCGGAGGTCGAGGTGGTGCGCCGCGGCCTAGAGGCCCACCTGCGCGGGCGCACCTTCGATGCCGTCGAGGTCTACCACCCGCGCGCGGTGCGCGACTGCGCGGTCGACCTCGCGCGCGTCCTGCCAGGCCAGACGGTCACCGCAACGGGGCGGCGCGGCAAGTTCATGTGGCTCGTTCTTGACGGCGGCAGCGCGCTGCTCATTCACCTGCGCATGAGCGGGCAGATGCTCGTGGGTAAACCCGGCGGGGTCGTAAGCCCGCACCTGCGTATCCGCGCCCGACTCGGCGACGTGGAGCTCTGCTTTGTTGACCAGCGCACCTTCGGATCCTGGCAATACGTCGCCCTCGGCGAGGACGGCGTGCCGACGACGATGGGGCACATCGCCCCCGACCCCTTCGAGGCCTCTTTCGACGACGTCTCTCGCGCCCGCCTGATCCGGACGAAGCGTTCCGCGATCAAGTCGGTGCTGCTCGATCAAGGTGTGATCAGCGGGATCGGGTCCATCTACGCCGACGAGGCCCTGTGGGCGGCGCAGATCAAACCCACCCGCCGGGCACGCTCCCTGCGGCAGCGCGACGCGCTCCGGCTGATCGAGCAGTCCCGCGCCGTGATGGCCTCTGCGCTAGAGCAGGGCGGGACAAGTTTCGACTCCCTCTACGTCAACGTCAACGGGGCCAGCGGGTACTTCTCCCGCTCCCTCAACGCCTACGGGCGCGCCGGCCGTCCGTGCCGGCGCTGCGGGGAGGCGCTGGTGAGGGTCGTCGTGGGTGGCCGTTCAAGCTCTTACTGCCCGGGGTGCCAGACGCTCTAG
- the rnc gene encoding ribonuclease III translates to MSRSRRSKMTGEQAWEAAFAAVDHAPLVTTLGIDVDPELLRLALTHRSFANEHGPLPNNERLEFLGDAVLGLSIAGRLYEQFPSRPESDISKMRASIVSRYGLADVARDIGLGAHILLGKGEEVTGGREKDSILADTTEAVFGAIYRQHGFEPARAVILRLFDDKLATATATGRHQDWKTALQERLAELKAPNADYRATSVGPDHDQTFTADVYVGERSLGQGVGPNKKLAEQEAARQAVAYLRDHYAEVAAKPGEE, encoded by the coding sequence ATGAGCCGATCGCGTCGCTCCAAGATGACGGGCGAGCAGGCCTGGGAGGCGGCCTTCGCTGCCGTTGACCACGCCCCGCTGGTGACCACACTCGGTATCGATGTGGACCCCGAGCTGCTGCGGCTGGCGCTTACTCACCGCTCCTTCGCCAACGAGCACGGCCCGCTGCCGAATAACGAGCGCCTCGAGTTCTTAGGCGATGCGGTGCTGGGCCTGAGCATCGCGGGTAGGCTCTACGAGCAGTTCCCCTCGCGCCCGGAGTCGGACATCTCGAAGATGCGGGCGTCGATAGTCTCGCGCTACGGGCTCGCCGACGTCGCCCGCGACATCGGGCTCGGCGCGCACATCCTGCTGGGCAAGGGCGAGGAGGTCACCGGCGGGCGCGAGAAGGACTCGATCCTGGCGGATACCACCGAGGCGGTCTTCGGCGCGATCTACCGCCAGCACGGTTTCGAGCCCGCGCGCGCGGTGATCCTGCGGCTTTTCGACGACAAGCTCGCCACCGCCACGGCCACTGGGCGCCACCAGGACTGGAAGACGGCTTTGCAGGAGCGCCTCGCGGAGCTCAAAGCCCCCAACGCCGACTACCGCGCCACCTCCGTCGGGCCGGACCACGACCAGACATTTACCGCGGACGTCTACGTCGGCGAGCGCAGCCTCGGCCAAGGCGTCGGACCGAACAAGAAGCTCGCCGAACAAGAGGCGGCCCGACAGGCCGTGGCGTACCTGCGCGACCACTACGCCGAGGTTGCGGCGAAGCCCGGTGAGGAATAG